Part of the Spiribacter salinus M19-40 genome, AGCAGGTCATGCAGCGCATGGACCTCAACGCCACGCAGCGTGAAGAGGCCATCAGCTACTTCAAGGCGGGTCGGGATGGCGACGCCGATCTGGACCAGACGCTACAGGAGTTCCGGCGTTACTGCCGCGGTCATGTGCAGCTGGTTCGGATGTTCCTCGAGATCCAGATTCAGGCGGCGCTGGCCGATGGCCGCTTTGATGAGGCCGAGCGGGCCGTACTCCGGCGGATTGCCCTGGGCCTCGGCCTATCCGAGGAGGATTACGCCCGTCTCGAGACCATGATGGGCGGGCAAGCCGCCAATCAGAAGGGCGGCGAATCCGAACTGGCCGCTGCCTATGACACACTCGGCGTCAATGCGAACGCCACCGATGCCGAGGTCAAGCGGGCCTGGCGCCGGCTGATGAGTGAGCATCATCCCGACAAATTGGTGGCCAAGGGGCTGCCCGAGGAGATGATGCGCATTGCCAAGGAGCGCGCGCAGGAGATTCAGTCGGCCTACGACAGCATCAAGCAGGCGCGGGGGATGCGCTGAACTCGATGTCGAGGCCACGGTCCTAACGAATGATGGTCACCGTTAAGAACACGGCTCGGCGTTGGGGCAGTGGCGCCCAGCTTCTGCACTGGTTGATGGCCCTCGGCATTCTGGCCTCGATGGGGCTCGGGTGGGTGATGGTGTATCTGCCAAGCAGTGCCCTTAAATTTGAGTTGTATGCCCTGCACAAGAGTCTCGGCATCACGCTGCTGGGCCTGGTGTTTCTGCGCCTGGCCTGGCGATGGGTGAATGTCACCCCGCCCCTGCCCGATCACTTGCCGCGCCATGAGCGCGTCCTCGCCAAGGGCACGCATCGGTTACTGTACGCACTCATGCTGCTGATGCCGCTGTCGGGCTATGTCATTAATTCGGCGGCGAACTTTCCGCTGAATGTCTTTGGGCTCGTGCAGATTCCCAACCTCACACCGGAGAGCGCAACGCTGCAGGCCATTGCCAGTAATCTGCATCTGGGGGTGTTCTGGGGGTTTGTCGTGCTGTTGATTCTGCACATCGGCGGGGCACTTCGGCATCACTTTGTGCTTCGGGACAATACGCTGCGGCGCATGTTGCCCGGGGCTCGGCGATAACGCACAAGGAGTTTCCCATGCGGCTGACCGCCTCGTTTGGACTGATGACCCTGCTCGCGACCGCGCCCGCGTTGGGGGCCGATGCCTGGTCGATCGATCATGATCAGAGCGATCTGACCTTCGAGGCCACGCAGCAGGGCGGGTCATTTGAGGGCTATTTCGGCAGCTTCAGTGCCGATATGCGCTTTGCGGCGGATGATCTGGACAACAGCGCCTTCGACGTGACCGTGGATGTCACCAGCATCGACACCGGCAGCCGCCAGCGTGACCGTGAGCTGCCAAAGTCAGACTGGTTTGCGTTCGACGCCTTCCCCAAGGCGACATTCAAGACGAGCGAGATCCGCGAGACCGCCGAGGGGTATGAAGCCGTGGGCGAGCTGCGCATTCGGGAGTCCGCTCACGAGATCACCCTGCCGTTTACCTGGGACACCGAGGGCGACACGGCCGAGATGGTCGGCGCGGTGACCATTGACCGGACGCGCTATGGCGTCGGTCAGGGCGACTGGACCGATCCCGACGCCGTGGGTCATGGCGTGACGGTGCAAGTGGATCTCACGCTCAGCCGCGTGGCGGACTGACGCGCTAGCGCAGCCGAACGCGGTAGCCCACCTCCCGCTGCTCGCCGCCATCCAGCTCGATTGTTCGCTGCAGGCCGGTGGGCACGCGCTGCCAGTCGTCCTCACCCTCTACGATCGCCCAGGCACCGTCGATGCGCTCATCCAGATGAACGGTTTGCGGGCGATCGGTGGTATTGCTCAGGCCCAAACGCCAGGCGATTTCCGTGCCCTCAGCGCCCCGATTGCGATAATCCGCCTGCAGTCGCTCAATGCGCACGGCGCTGCTAACGCCGGCAGTCAGGGTGGCCTCGCCGTCAGCGGCTGTGGCCTGAAAGCGTCCGCGGCCGAGCGGGGTCTGGCCGCCTTGTTCATTGGTGAAGACCCGAACCGAAGCGCCGTCGACCGGCGCATCGAATCCGGCAATCGTCCAGTGGCGGGCCACGGTTGCCACATCTGGAGCTGCGATGGGTTGATCGCCTTGGGCCCGGGCGATCAGCGTGGGCGTGACCTCCACGGCCATCGGCTCGTCGGCGAGGTGCTGCAGTGCGCTGCCCGGTTCCAGGCCGTCGATGGGGCCAAGCGCGACAGCCTCGCCCCGGGCATTCACTGCGGTGAGATCAGCGGCTGGGACCGGTTCACGGCGGTCGTTGTGCACGGTGACGATTCGGGTCAGCTCGCCTGCCTCCGCCTCGGTGGCTCCATCGAGGCGCAGCCGATAGTGGATCGCCGCCGAGAGACCGGGCGTCGCATAACTCAGCCTCAGTCGGCGGCTGCCGCCTTCTTCGATGAATACCTCGCCTCGCCAGTGGGGCGCGTCAGCTTGTGCTGGCTGGACCCGGCGAAGCCGTGTGAGCTCTGGCAGCGTATCGGTTGACCAGTCGAGGGAGTCGGGGTGCAGGTCGGCCGGCAGATCCTGGAAAGCCACCTGATTCCGGCCCGATAGCAGGGCGAGATCGCGCTGATCCATCCACATCGCAGCGCCGTCCGCTGGGAGTTGGATGGTCAGCCCTGTGCGATCCTCGGCCGTGCTGAGTAACCGGTCACTGCCGGCCTGCAGCGGCGCACTCTCGAATTCCTCAGCACTACCATCCGCCGGGGCCGAGCGGGTGCGATCTGGGTCATCGGATTGCGCCAGCACCGGACCGGCGCTCATTAGCGCACCCGCCAATCCAACGCCTGTAAGCCAGTGTCGCATCGCCCTTTCCTCTTATCGTTGACGTTAGACCAGCCCGGCAATCCAGGCGATCAGCGGGACCAGCAAGGCCGTCAAGGCCGCGTTCAAGCCCATGCCGAGTCCAGCGTAGGCGCCGGCTCGCTCGCTGTGCTGGAATGCGCGGGCCGTGGCAATCCCATGTGCGGCCACGCCAATGGCAAAGCCCTTAATATCGGCATCGCGCTCGCCAAGCAGGCGCAGCAGTGGCACACCGGCAATGGCCCCCGTGATGCCGGTCAGAATAACGAACACGGCCGCCAATGACGGCTCGCCGCCAACCTGTTCGGCGACGCCCATGGCAATCGGTGTCGTCGCCGATTTAGGCAGGAGCGAGAGCAGTGTGCTGGTCTCCAGTCCTAGCAGGGATCCAATGACCAGCGTGCTGACAATGGCCGTGGCTGAGCCAGCGACCAGCGCGATCGCAAGCGGCAACCACTGGCGGGCCAGGCGCTGGGCCTGGGCATGCAGCGGCACCGCGAGCAGCACAGTGGCTGGCCCGAGCAGGAAATGAACGAACTGGGCGCCATCGAAGTACACCCCGTAGTCGGTCTCCGTCACGAGCAGCGTGGCCACGATCAGCAGCACTGCGACCAGCACGGGGTTGAGCAGCGGAAACTCGCCACTGGCCAGAAACACGCGATGAGCCGTGGCATAAGCCGCGACGGTCAGTGTGAGCCACAGCAGCGGCTGCTCAGCCAGATAAACCCAGGTTTCGAAGAGTTGCTCACCCATTGTCGGGCGCCTCATCACGTCGTTGCAGCAGGCGCAGTGTCACGCCAGTGACCACGATGGCCAGCAGAACGCTGGTGATTAACGTCAGGGTAATGGGTAGCCAGGCCTCCGCGAGCAGGCCGATGTAGCTGATCACGCCCACGCCGGCCGGCACGAAGAGCAGTGAGAGATGCCGCAGCAGGCCATGCGCCAGGTTCGCGAGCTCGGCGGGCGGCTCGCCGCGCACGCTCAGCCCAATGAACAGCAACACCATGCCGATGACGGGGCCGGGCACGGGTAGCCCGAGCCAACGGGCGATGAGCTCACCGGCGAGCTGCAGGATCAGCACCAGCGTAATGAAGCCAATCATGGTCAGGGCTCCCCGAGCAATCGATCCCGGGCCTCATTGAGGCGGGCGGCCAGATAATCTGTTCCGCCCCGATCCGGGTGGAGTTTCTGGATGAGTCGGCGGTGCGCGGCCATTACCTCGTCACGGGCGGCGTCGGTGGTTACACCGAGCATCTCTGCCGCCTCCTCGCGGGTCATCGCGCCGTTGCGGTTGGCCTGGGGTGGCGCCTCCTGGCTGCCTTTGGCGGTTCCCGCTGCCGCACTGCCAAGGCCCAGCAGGCGCTTGATCCAGGGGAGGAAGCGCAGTAGTGAGGCCAGTCGCCATAGCATGGGTAGCGCAGCGCCAATCGCCGCAAAAATCCAGTTCAACCGCCCGGTCGCGGCCAGTGCAATACCGACCAGGGCAACGCTTGCCAGCATGATCATCGGTGCCCGCGCGCGCAGCCAGGCCCGCAGTCGCGGTGAGAGCATGAACGCGAGAAAGCCGACCAGAACGATGAAACTGATCAGGCGAATCATGACGACGGGGTGCGGGTCTGGCGGATCGCCTCGCAGCGGGCTTCCCAGCGCGCTAGGCGCTGCTCGTAGAGATCGAACACGCAGGGGTCACAGCCGCTGCCGCAACACTCATCCAAATCAGGCTCCCGCGGTGGCGGCGGCAATTTGGGCGCTTTGTGGGCGTTGGTCTCCGACATCACGGTTTATCCTGTCACGAACGCGTGGGCATGACGAAGCAGGACGACGACAACCGCGGCGATTGGCAGCGCGAGCAAGACCCCGACAAAACCGAACAGCTGGCCCCCCGCCAGCACGGCAAAGATCACCGCAACCGGGTGCAGCCCAATGCGATCGCCCACAAACAATGGGGTGAAGGCGACCGACTCCAGGGCCTGCCCCGCGCCGAAGACCACCCATACCAGCAGCAGCGGGATCAGCCAGTCGCTGTACTGCACGATTACCGCGGCCGTCGCCGCCGCGATCCCCACAATAAAACCCAGATACGGCACGATGGCGGCTAGCCCGGAGAGCAGCCCGATCAGGATGCCGAGTTGCAGGCCAACGAGCCACAGGCCAAACGCGTAGAACAGCCCCAGGCTGATCATGACCAGCAGTTGGCCGCGCACGAACGCGCCAACCACCTCATCACATTCGGCGGCCAGCTGTGCCGTGGTGGCCCGCCAGCTGGGGGGCACGGTCCGCAGGAGCGCGGCGAGCACCCGGTCCCAGTCGCGCAGCAAATAAAACGCCACCACCGGTGTCAGGGCCAGGGTGGCAATGGCGCCAGCGACGGCCATGCCGGAGCGACTGATCCGCCCGACCACCTCGGCCGCCACATTGCCGGTGGACTGCCAATGCTCGGAGATGGCGTTGCGCAGCGCCGCCAGGTCGACCGTGCCGAAATCAATGCCAAAGGTCTGCTCAAGCCAGGGTAAGCCGGTCTCTTGGGCCCAGGTCAGCATCCCGGGGAGCTGCGACTGCAGGGTATCGATCTGGCGGCCGACCAGCGGGATCAGCATGAGCACACCAGCGGCCAGCACACTGAATAGCAGCAAGAACACGATGCTGGTGGCGATCATGCGATTCAGGCCCAACCGCTGCAGGCGGCGTGCCAGAGGGTCGCCCAGGTACGCGAGCAGTGCGCCGGCAATAAACGGCGTCAGGATGGGCTGCAGCCAGTAGATCAACAGGCCCGTGAACACTACCAGCGCGAGGCCCAGGCCGGCGCGGTAAATCCGCAATGCATCATTCATGGGGCGAGGATAGCCCACACCGCGGTTCAGCGCAGCCGGGGGATCCATCATTTGGTCATTCGCGCTAAGGTACAGTGACTACGCGAATCAATAGAGGGGAATGAGCGTGCGCAATCCCAATCGCGTCTTCATCTGGATTCTGGGGTTTTTGGTGGCCGTGGCGGCCGTCGCAGGGCTGTTGTTTGCGCCTCTGCAAGAGGCCTTTATCGCCAACCCGGTGTTCAACGGGCTGATCCTGGGTGTGCTGCTGGTGGGCCTGGTCATCAACTGCCGCCAGGTGCTGGTGCTCAAACCCGAGGTGGACTGGGTGGAGCGTTTCCGGCATGCCGGCGACGGTGATGCACCGGCCCTGCCCCGCAGCCGTTTGCTCGGCTCGATGGCGCGGATGCTGACCGGACGCAGCGGTGATCGATTCAGTCTCTCGGCGATGTCATTGCGCACGGTACTGGACGGGATCCGCTCACGGCTGGATGAGTCCCGTGATTTGTCGCACTACCTGATCGGGCTGCTGGTGTTCCTGGGGCTACTCGGGACGTTCTGGGGCCTGCTGGATACCCTGCGTGCCGTGGGCGCGGTCATTGGTAACCTCACGGTCAGCGGCTCGGATGCCGGGCAAATCTTCACTGAGCTACGGGACGGCTTGCAGGCGCCGCTGACCGGCATGGGCACGGCCTTCAGCTCGTCGCTGTTCGGTCTGGCCGGCGCCTTGGTCCTGGGGTTTGTGGATTTGCAGGCCTCGCACGCCCAGAACGGGTTCTATAACGATCTCGAGGAATGGCTGTCCGGACAGACGCGTCTGTCCAGCGGCTCACTGGGCGGCGAGGGGGAAGGCTCCGTACCGGCCTACATCCAGGCATTGCTCGAGAACACGGCCGATAGCCTCGATAAGCTCCAGCGCATCATGGCCCAGGGCGACGACGAGCGACGGCATACCGACGCCCGCCTGATCGAGCTCACCGAGGAGATCTCGCGCCTGGCGCGGACCAATGAGGCGACCGGCGCCGTGGACAGCGAGCAGACCGAGCACCTGCGCTCGATGGCGAGCGGCCTGCAAGGGCTGCGCCAGGATCTGCTGGCCGATCGTGAGCGCCTGGTCGGCGAGCTCCGCGATGAGGTCCGCCTGCTGACCCGCACCGTCTCGCACCTGCGCGACGGCGACGACGGGCACTGAGCCAGCGCATGCTGGGCAGCAACCGCCGGGGTCGGTCAGCGGTCAACATTTGGCCGGGTTTTGTGGATGCGCTGGCAACCATCCTGCTGGCATTTGTTTTCGTGCTCATGCTCTTTGTGGTCGCGCAGGTTTACCTGAGCAGTCAGTTGTCCGATCGCAATCAGGCACTCGAGGCCCTGCAGGCCGAGCTCTCGGACATGGCCGAGGCCTTGTCCATGGAGCGCAGCGAGCGCGAGCGCCTCGAAGAAGAGGTCTCCAGTGTCTACGCCGAGCTGCACGCCACCCTGTCGCAGCGTGATGAGGCTCAGGAGGCCCTCGCGGCGACCCGCGAAGAACTGGAGGCCGCGCGAGAAGAGATCGCCATCGGTGAAGACACGCTGGAAGCGCGCCTGGTTGAGATCGCCTCGCTGCAGCAAGACATTAATGCCCTGCGCGAGGTCCGTGACGAGCTGGAAGCGGAAGTCGGCCAGCTCGCCGCCTCGCTGGAGGAAACGCAGGCCGAGCTCGGGGCGGCGCGAGACCGCAGCCGCGAGCTCGAGGCCGAACTGGCGGATGCCGAAGAGCGCACTCAGCTCGCCCAGGCCGAAATCGAATCCCAGTCGCTGCGTATCCGGGATCTGGTCGCTGAGATCGCGGAGCGCCAGGATGCCCTCGAGGCCGAGCAGTCACTGACAGCGGATGCCGAGGCGCGGGTGGAGGCGCTGCGCCGGCAGATCCGCGAGTTGCGCAATCAGATCAGCACGCTGGCCGAGGCCTTGCGAGTCGAGGAAGACACGGTCGCCGAGCAGCAGACCCGAATCGATACCCTGGTGGAGCGTTTGAACGTCGCCCTGGCTGAGGAAGTCCAGGAGCTCTCCAGTTATCGCTCGGAATTCTTCGGCCGGCTGCGGGAGGTGCTGGACGATGTGGAGGCCATCGAGATTGTCGGCGATCGCTTTCGTTTTCAGTCGGAGCTCTTTTTTGAGACGGCCTCCGCGGATCTGGGCCCGGAAGGGGAGGAACGACTGGGACAGGTGGCCGCCAGCCTGCGACAAGTCGCGGATCGCATCCCGGCGGACATCGACTGGGTGCTCCAGGTGGAGGGGCATACCGATCGCCGGCCGATTCGAACGCCCGAGTTCCCGTCCAACTGGGAGCTTTCTACTGCCCGGGCACAGGCGATTGTGTATTACCTGATCGATGAGGGTATTCCGGCGCGGCGCCTGGCCGCCGTGGGTTATGGCGAGTACCAGCCCGTGGCCGAGGGTGAGGATGCGGAAGACCTGGCCCGCAACCGCCGTATCGAGCTGCGGCTGAGTAATCGCTGACAAAGCCTCGCCTAGATGGCGTTGACGTCATCGGCGAAGAAGTCGGGTCGCATCATTTCCAGAAATCGCCGTGCCTGGGGTGAGAGAAAGCGCCCGCGGCGGGACATCGCCCCGTAGGTGCGCTTGGGAAAGACCTCTGGTAACGAGCGCACGACGATGCCGGGGTAGTGCTCCGCCAGTGAGACATTGCTCACGATGGCAATACCAAAGCCCAGCCCCACATAGCGTTTGACCGCCTCCCAACTGCCCACTTCAAGCCGAATGCGGTAAGGCACGGCATGCTGCTGGAACACCAGGCTAATCAGCCGCCAGGTGGTCATGTTCTGCGGCGGGATAATGAAATCCTGCCCCGCCAAATCACGCAGGTTAATCACATCCCGGCGGGCGAGCGGGTGGTCAGGCGGTGTAATCAGCGAAAGCCCATAGGAATAGATCGCCCGATAGCGCAGCTCATCGGGCATATCGAGAATGGCGCCGACTGCAAAATCCACCCGATCCTCGCGCAGCGCGTCCATCAAATCCCCGACGGAGAGGTGATGCAGGCGCACCCGGACATTGGGGTGTTCGGCCATGAATTGCTCAAGCGTGGCAGGCAGAAGATAGAGCGTGGACGACTCTCCCGCGCCAATATCGAGCCGGCCACTGTCGAGCGGGCGGCTGTCTTCACTGAATCGGCCGGCGAGCCCATCAATAGCCTCCACGAGCTGATGCGCCTCGGCATACAGCTGTTCACCCTCGGGCGTTAGCCGGATCCGGGGGCCGCGGCGCTCGAACAACGTCACACTCAATTCCCGCTCGAGCGCCTGAATTTGCAAGGATACCGAGGGCTGCGTGAGGCCGAGGCGCTCGGCCGCCCGGGAGATGCTCCCGGCCTCGGCGGTAAAGCAGAATGCGCGTAGCTGGCGCAGTCGGTCGTGGCGGTAGGCGGCATTGGGCTCAAGCGCGGTTGGCATGAGGCAGCTCCATTATTGTTAAAAACAATGCAATGTATTGTTTACATTACCTTGTGTAATGCTGCAACGCCACATACCTTGAAGCGAACCGACCCCGGATAACGGCCTGAGGAGGCAAGCGTGATGAGTACATTAAAAACGGCAGCGGAACTCGAAAAAGACTGGGCCAGCAACCCGCGCTGGGCTGATGTCACCCGCCCGTATCCTGCGTCTGAAGTCGTGCGCCTGCGCGGCACGGTGCCGGTGGAGCACAGTCTGGCCAAAACGGGCGCGGAAAAGCTCTGGCGTTATCTCAATGACGGCGAGATGGACTACGTCAACGCGCTGGGTGCGCTGACTGGTAACCAGGCCATGCAGCAGGTGAAGGCCGGGTTGCATGCGATCTATCTCTCGGGCTGGCAGGTGGCGGCGGACGCCAACCTCGGCTCCACCATGTATCCCGATCAGTCCCTGTACCCGGCCGACTCCGTGCCGGCCGTGGTGGAGCGGATCAATAATGCCCTGCTGCGCGCTGACGAGATCCACCATGCCGAGGGCGATGACAGCATCGACTGGATGCAGCCGATCGTTGCCGATGCCGAAGCCGGCTTCGGGGGTGTGCTGAACGCCTTTGAGCTCATGAAGGGCATGATTCGGGCGGGCGCGTCCGGCGTGCATTTCGAGGATCAGCTCGCGTCGGTGAAAAAATGCGGCCATATGGGCGGCAAGGTGCTGGTGCCGACGCAGGAGGCGGTACAGAAGCTGGCGGCGGCCCGCCTCGCGGCCGACACCATGGACACGCCGACGCTGCTCGTTGCCCGTACCGACGCGCTGGCCGCTGACCTCATTACCTCGGATATTGATGCCTACGACGCGCCTTACATCACGGGCGAGCGCACGGTCGAGGGCTTCTACCGTACCCACGCGGGTGAAGAGCAGGCCATCAGCCGCGGCCTTGCCTATGCGCCGTTTGCGGATCTCATCTGGTGTGAGACGGGTACGCCGGATCTGGCCTTTGCCAAGCGCTTTGCCGAGGCCATTAAAAAGGATCACCCCAACACGATGCTCGCTTACAACTGCTCACCGTCGTTTAACTGGCGGGGCAAGCTCGACGAGAAGACCATCGCGAGCTTCCAGAACGAGCTGGGGGCCATGGGCTACAAGTTCCAGTTCATTACCCTCGCCGGCTTCCACAGCCTCAACTACTCCATGTTCGAGCTGGCGCGGGGCTACAAGAGCCGGCAGATGGCGGCCTACTCCGAGCTGCAGCAAGCCGAGTTCGCCTCCGAGAAAGATGGCTACACGGCGACCCGCCATCAGCGCGAGGTGGGCGCCGGGTACTTCGATCAGGTTACGCAGACGATTCAGGGCGGGGTTTCCTCGGTGACGGCCATGACCGGCTCCACCGAAGAGGATCAGTTCAAGTCCTGAGCAAGTTTTTTGGGGGCAGGGATGCCCCCATTTTTTTACCTGACCCGTCGATTAGACGCCGTATTTTTTGTCGAGCGCGGTGTACTCGGCGGTCCCGATTACTTCCTCGCGACCCTTGAAGCTGACCATGCGCTCCTGCATGGCCGCACTGTGGCCATCGCGGCGGATGACCTCCAGGGCGTCCTGCATGCCTTTGATGGCCGCGCGCTGGGTGTCGCTGGGGATGATGATGACACTGTAGCCAAGTTCACCCAGGCGATCGGCGGGCATGAGCGGGGTCTTGCCGCCATGGAACATGTTGATCAGCTTGGGCTGGGGCAGGTCTTTGGCGATCTGCTCGATCTGCTCCTCGGAGGTGGGCGCCTCCACAAAGATCGCATCGGCGCCGGCGTCCATATAGGCATGCGCCCGCTCCAGGGTGGGGCCATAGCCCTCCACGGCCAGACCATCGGTCCGCGCAATGAGCACCATATCAGGGTCATGGAGCGCATCTTTCACCGCCCGGATCTTCTGGGTCATCTCCTTTTGCGGGACGATGGATTTGTCATCGTAGTGGCCGCATTTTTTCGGGAAGACCTGGTCTTCCAGGTGGAAACCCGCGACGCCCACCCGCTCAAAGGCCCGGGCGGTTTTCTGCGCGTTCAGGGCATTGCCATGGCCGGTGTCCGCATCGGCAATCAGCGGGATCTGGGTGACCTCCACCATCGTCTCAAGGCGTTTGACGATCTCATCCAGGCTCATCAGCCCCAGATCGGGGATGCCGTTGCCGCGGGCAATGCCGCCGCCAGTGGCATACACCGCCGCAAACCCGGCCTGCTCTACCAGTCGAGCTGATAGCCCGTCATAGGCGCCGGGGGCGACCACGGGCGGGTGATTGAGAATAAGTTGGCGAAGCTGGCGGGCAGGCGTCATGGCCGGTCTCCTCCGATCCTTGGTTTGTTATTCAGACCGGATTGTGCCGCAACTCAGTCGGCGGTGCATCTGCCCCTAAATCGAGCGCTGATTGACCCGGGCAGAGACCTCTTCGGCTGATTCGATGCGCTCGGAGTAGCGGTCGACCAGATAGTCCCGGCAGCCGCGGGTCAGGCGGGTGAACTTCACGAGCTCTTCCATGACATCGACGATGCGGTTGTAGTACGGCGAGGGCTTCATGCGCCCATCGTCCTCGAACTCGAGATAGGCCTTGGGTACTGAGGACTGGTTGGGGATCGTGATCAGCCGCATCCAGCGGCCGAGGATGCGCAGTTGGTTGACGGCGTTAAAGCTCTGCGAACCGCCGTTGACTTGCATCACCGCCAGCGTCTTGCCCTGGGTGGGGCGAACCCCGCCCATGTTGAGCGGGATCCAGTCGATTTGCGCTTTCATGATGCCGGTCATCGCCCCATGGCGCTCAGGGCTCGACCAGACGAACCCATCCGCCCACGTCGCCAGTTCCCGCAGCTCCTGGACCTTGGGATGGTCGGCCTCAGCGTCGTCCGGCAGCGGCAAGCCGCTGGGGTCAAAGACCTGGGTGTCCACGCTCAGGCGCCGAAGAATGCGCGCGCCTTCAAGGGCCATCAGCTTGCTGTACGAGCGCTCGCGCAGTGATCCATACAACAGCAAGATGCGGATCGGTGCCTCGCCGGCTGGCGTAAGGAGCGTCGGGTCGTCGACCGGCTTAAAGGCGGCCTCGACCAGGTTGGGTGTGGTCTCATCACTCATGTCCCGCTCTTTTGTAGCACCGCCGTGGCACGCTCGTACCAGCCCCTTGAAGTGTTCACCAGCTTAACGAGGGCCAGCATGACGGGCACCTCCACCAGCACGCCCACCACCGTGGCGAGCGCGGCCCCGGAGTTCAACCCGAACAGGCTGATGGCAACGGCGACCGCTAGCTCAAAGAAGTTGGACGTCCCGATGAGCGCCGCGGGTGCGCCAATGCTGATGGGCACGCTCCAACCCCGAGCCCACAAATACGCCAGCCCGAAGATCCCGACGCTCTGAATGATCAGCGGAATCGCAATCAACACGATGACCAGCGGCTGATTGAGGATGCGCTCGCCCTGGAAGGCAAACAGCAGCAACACCGTGACCACCAGGCCGATAACCGTGATCGGCTTGATGCGCCCGGTAAATTCATC contains:
- the djlA gene encoding co-chaperone DjlA, whose amino-acid sequence is MRFWIGKLLGTLFGSFAGGWVGAIVGFIIGNWFDRALSRGQVRGFAGAGSAAHRQMVHAAFFRSVFVVMGHVCKADGRVTEAEIRVAKQVMQRMDLNATQREEAISYFKAGRDGDADLDQTLQEFRRYCRGHVQLVRMFLEIQIQAALADGRFDEAERAVLRRIALGLGLSEEDYARLETMMGGQAANQKGGESELAAAYDTLGVNANATDAEVKRAWRRLMSEHHPDKLVAKGLPEEMMRIAKERAQEIQSAYDSIKQARGMR
- a CDS encoding cytochrome b — encoded protein: MMVTVKNTARRWGSGAQLLHWLMALGILASMGLGWVMVYLPSSALKFELYALHKSLGITLLGLVFLRLAWRWVNVTPPLPDHLPRHERVLAKGTHRLLYALMLLMPLSGYVINSAANFPLNVFGLVQIPNLTPESATLQAIASNLHLGVFWGFVVLLILHIGGALRHHFVLRDNTLRRMLPGARR
- a CDS encoding YceI family protein translates to MRLTASFGLMTLLATAPALGADAWSIDHDQSDLTFEATQQGGSFEGYFGSFSADMRFAADDLDNSAFDVTVDVTSIDTGSRQRDRELPKSDWFAFDAFPKATFKTSEIRETAEGYEAVGELRIRESAHEITLPFTWDTEGDTAEMVGAVTIDRTRYGVGQGDWTDPDAVGHGVTVQVDLTLSRVAD
- a CDS encoding LrgB family protein, with product MGEQLFETWVYLAEQPLLWLTLTVAAYATAHRVFLASGEFPLLNPVLVAVLLIVATLLVTETDYGVYFDGAQFVHFLLGPATVLLAVPLHAQAQRLARQWLPLAIALVAGSATAIVSTLVIGSLLGLETSTLLSLLPKSATTPIAMGVAEQVGGEPSLAAVFVILTGITGAIAGVPLLRLLGERDADIKGFAIGVAAHGIATARAFQHSERAGAYAGLGMGLNAALTALLVPLIAWIAGLV
- a CDS encoding CidA/LrgA family protein — its product is MIGFITLVLILQLAGELIARWLGLPVPGPVIGMVLLFIGLSVRGEPPAELANLAHGLLRHLSLLFVPAGVGVISYIGLLAEAWLPITLTLITSVLLAIVVTGVTLRLLQRRDEAPDNG
- a CDS encoding molecular chaperone DnaJ, with product MIRLISFIVLVGFLAFMLSPRLRAWLRARAPMIMLASVALVGIALAATGRLNWIFAAIGAALPMLWRLASLLRFLPWIKRLLGLGSAAAGTAKGSQEAPPQANRNGAMTREEAAEMLGVTTDAARDEVMAAHRRLIQKLHPDRGGTDYLAARLNEARDRLLGEP
- a CDS encoding oxidoreductase-like domain-containing protein, whose product is MSETNAHKAPKLPPPPREPDLDECCGSGCDPCVFDLYEQRLARWEARCEAIRQTRTPSS
- a CDS encoding AI-2E family transporter yields the protein MMDPPAALNRGVGYPRPMNDALRIYRAGLGLALVVFTGLLIYWLQPILTPFIAGALLAYLGDPLARRLQRLGLNRMIATSIVFLLLFSVLAAGVLMLIPLVGRQIDTLQSQLPGMLTWAQETGLPWLEQTFGIDFGTVDLAALRNAISEHWQSTGNVAAEVVGRISRSGMAVAGAIATLALTPVVAFYLLRDWDRVLAALLRTVPPSWRATTAQLAAECDEVVGAFVRGQLLVMISLGLFYAFGLWLVGLQLGILIGLLSGLAAIVPYLGFIVGIAAATAAVIVQYSDWLIPLLLVWVVFGAGQALESVAFTPLFVGDRIGLHPVAVIFAVLAGGQLFGFVGVLLALPIAAVVVVLLRHAHAFVTG
- a CDS encoding peptidoglycan-binding protein, with translation MLGSNRRGRSAVNIWPGFVDALATILLAFVFVLMLFVVAQVYLSSQLSDRNQALEALQAELSDMAEALSMERSERERLEEEVSSVYAELHATLSQRDEAQEALAATREELEAAREEIAIGEDTLEARLVEIASLQQDINALREVRDELEAEVGQLAASLEETQAELGAARDRSRELEAELADAEERTQLAQAEIESQSLRIRDLVAEIAERQDALEAEQSLTADAEARVEALRRQIRELRNQISTLAEALRVEEDTVAEQQTRIDTLVERLNVALAEEVQELSSYRSEFFGRLREVLDDVEAIEIVGDRFRFQSELFFETASADLGPEGEERLGQVAASLRQVADRIPADIDWVLQVEGHTDRRPIRTPEFPSNWELSTARAQAIVYYLIDEGIPARRLAAVGYGEYQPVAEGEDAEDLARNRRIELRLSNR
- a CDS encoding LysR family transcriptional regulator — encoded protein: MPTALEPNAAYRHDRLRQLRAFCFTAEAGSISRAAERLGLTQPSVSLQIQALERELSVTLFERRGPRIRLTPEGEQLYAEAHQLVEAIDGLAGRFSEDSRPLDSGRLDIGAGESSTLYLLPATLEQFMAEHPNVRVRLHHLSVGDLMDALREDRVDFAVGAILDMPDELRYRAIYSYGLSLITPPDHPLARRDVINLRDLAGQDFIIPPQNMTTWRLISLVFQQHAVPYRIRLEVGSWEAVKRYVGLGFGIAIVSNVSLAEHYPGIVVRSLPEVFPKRTYGAMSRRGRFLSPQARRFLEMMRPDFFADDVNAI
- the aceA gene encoding isocitrate lyase → MSTLKTAAELEKDWASNPRWADVTRPYPASEVVRLRGTVPVEHSLAKTGAEKLWRYLNDGEMDYVNALGALTGNQAMQQVKAGLHAIYLSGWQVAADANLGSTMYPDQSLYPADSVPAVVERINNALLRADEIHHAEGDDSIDWMQPIVADAEAGFGGVLNAFELMKGMIRAGASGVHFEDQLASVKKCGHMGGKVLVPTQEAVQKLAAARLAADTMDTPTLLVARTDALAADLITSDIDAYDAPYITGERTVEGFYRTHAGEEQAISRGLAYAPFADLIWCETGTPDLAFAKRFAEAIKKDHPNTMLAYNCSPSFNWRGKLDEKTIASFQNELGAMGYKFQFITLAGFHSLNYSMFELARGYKSRQMAAYSELQQAEFASEKDGYTATRHQREVGAGYFDQVTQTIQGGVSSVTAMTGSTEEDQFKS